From the genome of Hymenobacter sp. PAMC 26628, one region includes:
- a CDS encoding DUF6544 family protein, translating to MLNKKLAWPLIATAGGGVALGLLYPLRQRAARRLRRDATWLFAQAADAPGQTYHEAQLAGLPAPVQRYFRHVLREGQPYLRGLRLRHGGQFKTDLKKDWLAIEGQQYVTADPAGFIWQGTTRWFRVRDEYVAGRGSLLVRLLGAVQVVSGSGPHYDEGELLRWLVESPWLPTNLLPSSRVAWTAVDDRSARLTFSQGGQSVACLMGFNEQDEIATSETQRYIDETTRVPWVCSYAQYRRWHGMLIPTDCEASYVVDGQRQPYAHFVVQELDYEPLRPF from the coding sequence ATGTTGAATAAAAAATTAGCTTGGCCACTGATAGCGACGGCGGGCGGCGGGGTGGCGTTGGGCTTGCTCTACCCCCTGCGGCAGCGGGCCGCCCGCCGCTTGCGCCGCGATGCAACCTGGCTGTTCGCCCAGGCCGCCGATGCGCCGGGCCAGACGTACCACGAAGCACAGCTGGCCGGGCTGCCTGCACCGGTGCAGCGTTACTTTCGCCACGTACTACGCGAGGGGCAGCCCTACTTGCGTGGGCTGCGGCTGCGGCACGGCGGCCAGTTTAAAACGGACCTGAAAAAGGACTGGCTAGCCATCGAAGGCCAGCAGTACGTGACGGCCGACCCGGCGGGCTTCATTTGGCAGGGCACCACGCGTTGGTTCCGCGTCCGCGATGAGTACGTAGCCGGGCGCGGGAGCCTATTGGTGCGGCTGCTCGGGGCCGTGCAGGTTGTAAGTGGCAGCGGGCCGCACTACGATGAGGGCGAGTTACTGCGCTGGCTGGTCGAAAGCCCCTGGCTGCCTACCAACCTGCTGCCAAGTTCGCGCGTTGCCTGGACGGCTGTAGACGACCGTTCCGCCCGGCTTACGTTCAGCCAAGGGGGGCAGTCGGTGGCTTGCCTCATGGGCTTCAACGAGCAGGATGAAATAGCCACGTCCGAAACCCAGCGCTATATTGACGAAACCACGCGGGTGCCCTGGGTGTGCAGCTACGCGCAGTACCGGCGGTGGCATGGCATGCTTATCCCCACCGATTGCGAAGCCAGCTACGTGGTCGACGGGCAGCGCCAGCCCTACGCGCACTTTGTCGTGCAAGAGCTGGACTATGAGCCATTGCGGCCTTTTTGA
- a CDS encoding aldo/keto reductase, whose protein sequence is MKKRKLGPAGLEVSAPGLGCMGLSHGYGPATDVAEATRLIRAAVDLGVTFFDTAEAYGEANERLVGTALAPVRDQVVIATKFGFKEGAPAQGLDSRPARIRLVAEQSLRRLGTDRIDLFYQHRVDPSVPMEDVAGAVRDLIREGKVKYFGLSGAGPDAIRRAHAVQPVSALQSEYSLWWREPEQSMLPTLKALGIGFVPFSPLGRGFLTGAITADSTFGSGDIRSSLPCFEAEARQANLALLDFIKQLAERKQATPAQIALAWLLAQKPWIAPIPGTTKLDRLQENVGAAKVALTPDDLRQLEQAISQVAIQGERYSAQMQQAINR, encoded by the coding sequence GTGAAAAAACGCAAACTGGGGCCCGCCGGCCTCGAAGTATCGGCCCCGGGGCTGGGCTGCATGGGCCTGAGCCACGGCTACGGCCCGGCCACCGACGTGGCCGAGGCCACCCGGCTCATCCGGGCGGCCGTAGATTTGGGCGTCACCTTTTTTGACACCGCCGAGGCCTACGGCGAGGCCAACGAGCGGCTGGTGGGTACGGCCCTGGCCCCAGTCCGCGACCAGGTGGTCATCGCCACCAAGTTCGGCTTCAAGGAAGGCGCTCCGGCGCAGGGCCTCGACAGCCGACCGGCGCGCATCCGGCTGGTGGCCGAGCAGTCGCTCCGGCGCCTGGGCACCGACCGCATCGACCTGTTTTACCAGCACCGGGTAGACCCCAGCGTGCCGATGGAGGACGTGGCCGGCGCGGTGCGGGACCTGATTCGAGAGGGCAAAGTGAAATACTTCGGCCTCTCGGGGGCCGGGCCGGACGCCATTCGCCGGGCGCACGCCGTGCAACCGGTATCGGCTTTGCAAAGCGAGTACTCGCTGTGGTGGCGCGAGCCCGAGCAAAGCATGTTGCCCACGCTCAAGGCGCTCGGCATTGGTTTTGTGCCGTTCAGCCCGCTGGGCCGGGGCTTCCTCACCGGAGCCATCACCGCCGACTCGACCTTTGGCAGCGGCGACATTCGCAGCTCCCTACCCTGCTTCGAGGCCGAAGCCCGCCAGGCCAACCTGGCTCTGCTCGACTTCATCAAGCAGCTGGCCGAGCGCAAGCAGGCCACCCCGGCCCAGATTGCCCTGGCCTGGCTGCTGGCCCAAAAGCCTTGGATTGCGCCCATCCCCGGCACCACTAAGCTGGACCGCCTGCAAGAAAACGTGGGCGCGGCCAAGGTCGCGCTCACGCCCGATGATTTGCGGCAGCTGGAGCAAGCCATCAGCCAAGTAGCGATTCAGGGCGAGCGCTATAGCGCGCAGATGCAGCAGGCGATTAATCGGTAG
- a CDS encoding NADPH-dependent F420 reductase produces MQYLGRPVVKVFNSSYADHLEKKGQPTGTPDRISLPATGDEAATKRQVRALVEEMGFDAVDDGTLHQSWRQQPGTPCYGAGFPADKLRENLASLGTERTEAPHQQFLGNHAEQEKQMAS; encoded by the coding sequence GTGCAGTACCTGGGCCGCCCGGTGGTGAAGGTATTCAACAGCAGCTACGCCGACCACCTCGAAAAAAAGGGTCAGCCTACCGGTACGCCCGACCGCATTTCGCTGCCCGCAACCGGCGACGAGGCCGCCACCAAGCGACAAGTGAGGGCCCTGGTCGAGGAAATGGGCTTCGACGCCGTGGACGACGGCACCCTGCACCAGTCGTGGCGCCAGCAGCCCGGCACCCCGTGCTACGGCGCCGGCTTCCCGGCCGACAAGCTGCGCGAGAACTTGGCCAGCCTGGGCACCGAGCGCACGGAGGCCCCGCACCAGCAATTCCTGGGCAACCACGCCGAGCAGGAAAAGCAAATGGCGTCCTAG